The nucleotide window TACTCCTTGACCTGCATCTCCAGGCCCAGGATCTTCCTCCTCAAGTCGTCATTCTCCTCCTGCGTCTCCCGCAGAGCGGACTCCATGGCCTTCCTCATCTGCTCTGTGGCCTCCTTCTCGCTCTCCACGGCCACCTTCACCTGCACGCCGGGCAAGAAAACATGCACAGGTGAGTCCAGGGCCAGACCCGGACACCATCCGCTGGCACGTTGGAAGCCGGCGCTCACAGGAGCTGGTCTCCAAAGGCCTCTGCCCAGCGGAGGGCAAACGGGCTCTCAGGTGTAGATCTTTGGACAGAGGGTGCCCGTTCCACTGTGGCCCCACGCACAGTGAGCAGGCGCCTCTGCAAGAGGTGGCACCTCTCGCTTGCTGGGTCAACGGGGTGGGAAATGGAGCCTCTGACGGAACTCCAAGGATATGGAGGCGGCAAGCAGCCAGACACGCCCAAGGGGCATTGTGGGCTCAGAGGTTTGCTGCTGTCACAGCGATAAAGGGCAGGTCTTGGGCAGGGTGCAGCAAAGCAAGCTGTGCAGAAGGTGCCCCAGATCTGTGTCCTGGGTACAGTCCTGTGCCCCACATCCCTGAGCTGCAATAGTCACTGCCCACCAGTTCCAGTTACCCAGGCTTGcagccttcagcatgcctggCTTGAGATCAGGCAGGGATAGGCATTCCCAGGGGTCCTCTGCTATAGGGGGTCCGAGCTGGGAGACCCGGGGCTCTTGCCTTGGCAGCTTCGTCGTAGTCCTTCCTGAGCTGCTGCAAGTTCTTCTGGAACTGCTGCTTTAGCTGTTCTACCTCCATGTCACGGCTGGCCACCTCTTCCTGGAGTGCCCCCTTCAGGGCAGCCAGCTCCCGCTCCCTCTGGTGGACCAGCTCGTCCTGGGCCTGCTTCTCTGAAGCcagctccctcagctcctcttgGGCTTGACGCAGCttctgcaggaggaggaggaggacagttgCTGACAGGCTTTAAAGAGCATCGAATACATGCGCCAAGCTCTGGGAGTCCCGGCAGTGCTCATTAGGTAGCCGGAGGTCTAACAGAGAGGGAACTGGGCTCCCAGAGAGCCTGCTACCCTCAGCATAGCGGTGGTCCCCGTTAAGACCACTGCATTGTGGTAGCTAAGCCTGGGCAGGAAGTGGTTTTTCCTGTccccatttggggggggggggggggggggaggagagagagagagaaaaactctCTGTCAGAAGATTCCCAACCTGCTCTAGCCATAACCCCCTGGGCTCTGGGCAGCAGAGAGTAGTGGGGCAAGCTCTGACCACTTCCTTACCCTGCCCTCTATGCCAACAGCTACACCAGTGGTACAGTGGCCCCATGTGCCATGGGGATCTCAGGGAGCTCATTTTAAGGCACCTTTCTGCTACCAGAGTGGCCTGAAGAGGCCTTGGCATCCGTGAGAACCGGGCCCCAACCTTCAGGTAGTTCACACAGCTGCTCTTTGAGCCAAGAGCCACCTTCCTTCTGACCACGCTCTGCCCATCATACCTTCTTCAGGGCTTCTACTTGGCCAGCATCCACGGTGCTGTTCCTGACCTGGTCCACCTCCACCCGCATGGCCGAGAACCGCTCCCGCAGCTCCCGCAGCTCCTCCTCGAACTCCTCCCGCTCCTGTTTCACCTGCATGAGCCTGCATGTGGGAAGAGAAGTAGTgccaggtgggctccccattgCCCCATGGAAGAACCATGGGGAGTCTGACCCTGTGGGAAGCTGGGCTGAGTGGGAAGAAAGCCTACGAAGGTCACCGGGAGGGGTGCACTGAGACTCAGGTGGCTGGCCGCATGTCCTGTGCACACCAGCCAAGCCTGAGCTACATGACCCCCTATCCTCCCTTGGGTAACGTTGTGACAGGATCAGAGAGAGGCACCGTGCAGCTCCTTGCTGGGCTCTGCATCAGCAATGCCAGTCCCTGTAAGCCTGTCCACCGACCGCATCACGGCTTCTGCCAGTGAGCCCAGGCCAAGAATCCTGCCTTGATTCTCCCTGGAATGACACCCTAGAGCCAGGTCGGGAGACATCCCCCAGTTATCTTTCCTGGATTTACAGGAAAGGCgtttgagggggagggatagctcagtggtttgagcactgactgctaaacccagggttgtgagttcaatccttgagggggccatttagggatctggggcaaaaatgggggattggtccttctttgagcagggggttggactagatgatctcgtgaggtcccttccaaccctgatattctatgattctatgactggatAAGATGGAGCAGCCGAACTCTTTAGGGCCACTCTAGCCTGTGGGCAGATCGGCCCTAGCTAACCATGCCCAGTCACAgctgcgatcctgggatgcacacGGCGCATCAGTGAGAGCTCACTCCTGCTTGGTGCTGCGCAGCTCCTCCTTGTTCTTCTGGAACATCTCCCTCCAGTGGCCGGTCTCCTCGttgctctcctccagctccttctgGAGCTTCCTCACTATCGAGTTGATTTTCTGCCTCTCGATCTCTAGACTGGCTTGGTCCTAGGAACAGGAACGAAGCTGTCAAGCATTTGCTGTTGGGTTGGGTGCATTTACTGCAAGTAGGCTGGGAAAGTTATGCCTTGGTAGAAACCTCTGCAAAACTTACACAGGGTTCCTTACAGCTTTCCGTGTACTTAGTGGAGGCTTCCAACGCACACCCAGCCTAGATCCTGTCCTTTGTTACATCAGGGTCATCTGCAGTAGCTTCTCTAAAATCTAGGGAGCTCCTCCAACTGGATACTAGTGTAACACACCAGAATTCAGCACCACGGAGAGACATATTCGAGCCATCACTTACGCAAGTGATTTGAGCACCCACACGTAGCGCTCGGTCAGCGGATTCAGAAGttctgtgctgggggaggaggagcacgAAGTAACGTGCCCCTTTTCTCTGGCGGTTCACAGTGCTTTGCACACGCCGACCAAGGCATCGGCTGAGCCGTTGCACCAGTTTAAGTTGAGCTGGGACCTCTTTTAAACCAGCTTTCATTAAATCAGTGCAGAAGGCTGCGTGGACGCTGATTTTGGTCAGCTGTGCGGAGCAGAAATAAATCAGGTTCTGACCAAAATGAGCATCCACTGAGATGTCTGAACCAGCTAGAAAGCAGTTTAAGAGAGATCACACCGTAAGTtaaaactggtgcaactttctgGTATAGCCCAGAGCCTCCCCGTCACTGAGCAGGGACATGCAGCGCCCATGGCCACACCACCCCTCGAGGATACTttaggacaggaagcaaaggTCGTAGCCAACTGAAAAGCTAGGGGGGAGGGCATTTAAGGGAAGCGGGCCACAGCTATAATTTTCTATGTCTTCTAAATCCAGTCCGTAAAATGAGCAAGCCTTAATCTCCTAGCAGACGCCAGCAGTTCCCCCAGCGTGTTCGCTTTACGCTTCCATTTCACGCGTCTGTGGCTTTACCTGAGACACGTCCTCCATGTTTCGCCTCAGCTGGTCCATGTCGTGCTGGTACTGCTGTGTCACCCGGTCCAGCTCCTTGTCGTGATTCGCCACCTCCTCCTTCAGGGCTCCTTTCAGCGCCGTCAGCTCCCGCTCCCGCAGGCGCAGATGTTCTTCTTGCTTCTGTTTGGCGTTGAGGACCTCCTCCAACTCCTCTCTGGTTTCCAGAAGctcctgaggggaggggagggacagagaTGCTTTCCCCACCTGGAGCTATGCTATACACCTCTAGCAGTGCTGTAGAGAGGCAGTCTTGGCTAGTGGATagcacactggactgggactctggcaatctgggttccattcccagctctgcccccagcctgcagggtgaccttgggcaagttactgtgcctcagtttccccatctgttcagtGGGGATAATGAGACTGACCTCCTATATCCAGTGCGGAGGGCGCTAGGGATTATTGGTGGAATGCTGATTCAGGGAGAGGCCCTGCTCCCCCAGTGCTGTAATTCAGCACAGCACCATCGGCTTCAACGGCCGCATCTATTTACCCCTGCTGAGAAACAGGCCCACAGCGCAGCCAGGATCCAAGATGCATGATGAGGTGGGGAGAGTCACGTACCTTCATGAGCTCGTCTCGGTCTGCAGAGTCCACCGAGGTTTTCCGCAGCCTGTCCAGCTCCTCGTGCATCCCCATTAGTTGCTCTTCTGCGTCTCCCAGTTTGTCCTCTGCCTGCTCTCTGGCAGCTTTCACTTCCGTCAGCCTAGAGGAGACCGGGCGAGACTGTTTAGAGCCAGCCAGGGAGGAGCCTGGTCTCCGCACAGTACAGCCACAGCCCCACATACAATTCTGGCCCAGACACCAGGGGTCCTAGTGggtagggctctgggctgggagtcaggagacctgagttcaattcccagccttggccacagacttcctgtgggaccttgggcaagtcattccatctaccctgtgcctcagttctccagctgtacaatggggataatacctcaAGCAGGGGCTGAGAGGACAAAGCCATTAATGGCCTTGAGGCAGTTAGGATCAGCTAGATAAGGCAAGTCACTtcttcctcagtttctccatctataaaacagggatgCCCACAACCTAACTCAGCAGGTGGGAAGGGCTTGTTAATGATGGAGAGCACGGTATCCATAGCGAGGAGCGTTAGCGCTCTGCCAGGACCTGCGTAGCCCACCCCAGACACAAGAAGTGGCTCCTACTCTTGCAAGCGGCTTTTCAGTTCCTGCATCGTCTTCTCCAAGTCTTCCTTGAGGAGCCTGCACTCGTCCTGCGCCTCCGCCAGCCGGCTCTCCAGGTTCCGAGcagcactgctcctggcatgCTCCCTGGCCTGCTCCGCTTTCTGGCggagctgggagaggggagaataGAGCATTAGCGGCCACAGAAGAGGGAGAGGCTAGGATTTAACGGGATGCTGCCACCAGCTAACTTCAGAGAATGTTTCTCGTGGCATCCCACAAacggatcctcagctggcataagtcAGTCCTCTGACTTCACCGGAACTgggccagctgaagatctggttctAAGGGGATTAGGCACCTCACTCCTAATTTGCGGGGAGGGAAGGAGGTAAAAAGGGGATGAGTTTGTGCAGGGAACTGGTTAGGGGTAGGCAGAGATAGAACCCACCCCACAACCCGCAGGCAGCCCTACAGCTGATATTCCAGTCCAAGAGTAAAGGGTACACAGTACTTACAGCCACTGGACCAATGTAATTACAGAGTCACTAGCCAAGtctccccccaaacctccccactCCATGCTGGGGTGTATGGTGACAGCACAGAgttcaccctcccctccccacccaaagcaGTGGAAGGGTGGCAGCTCCATAGGGCCGGCAGCCTTCCACCACCCTCCTGGCAATGCAGGAGTTGACTGTCCAGTGCATCTAACCGACCAGGTACTGGTGTCACCTTTGTCTCTTCATCTAGTttctcctgcagctcctccacCTTCCTCTTCAGCTCACTGTTCTGGGAAATGGATGCTCTCGCGTCCTCAGGAGGCACCACCTGTTAAACAAAGAGGGGGCTCTGTCTAACACAAGCACCCTGGAGATGCTGCCTGAAGTCAATTACTGGAGAGGAAGgacagtcttgtggttaagacactgacTGAGATGGCACTCTGGagccctgggttcaagtcccagctccaccGGAATTCCTCTGTGACCCTTGGCAAATCACttggcctccctgtgcctcaggtccccacctgtacaatggggacaacAGCCTAGCTCCACCTTCTGGGTCTTGGGAGGATGAATTGATTGACGAACGTGTGGTGCTCTGATattgtggtgatgggggccaggTAAGTACCCAAAACAGGCCTGTAAAACGGGGGTGGGGatcttcctttctctttcctaTGTAGATGACAAGCACTTCACTTCAAGGACGacgtgtctgtacagcacctagcaaaacgGGGTCTTGATCTCAGTCTCCTCCGATGGTGGTAATACTGATAAAGGGAACTTTTAGTTATATCTAGGTACTTTTACagccctccatcatgacagacTTTGGGCACCTCACAGTCTTAGTGTATTGATCCTCACAAACCCCGCTGTGAGACAGGGCAGAGCTAGTATCCTCAGGGTGCatacggggaaactgaggcacagagaggcacaaggatttgcccaaggtcacacccgcagcctgtggtggggccaggactaggacccagatctcctgagtgccAATCCAGTGGTCTCCGGTTTTCCCCCCTCAGTGCTCAAGTAATTCAGGCCACCAATTTTAAACTTCCTTTAAGTTAAGAGTTAAAAATGACAGTATCGTTCTCagcagcagtttttttttttttttttaaacctgacaCGAGCAAGGAGCCCTCTGATGCCAACATCGAAAGATATCGATCCACATCCTACCAGAGGTATGTTGGGCCTCAAGCCTGAGGCTCTGAAATGCCAGGTTTAATCAAGACCGCAGCCATTTCAGGCAAGCTCCGAGCACAGCAGAAAGCAGCCAGCACCAAATGAGCTGTGAGAATGGTGGAGTTGGCAAAATGGGCTCAGATCCCTTTTAACATGGAATATGAAACGGGAACTGTGCTCCCTGTTAAGTTAACATTTCCAGCAGCATCAGAGCAGATGCCTGAAAGGAAGCCATGTTGCTTTCATACACAGATAATTCTCAGAATGAAAGAGTAATTTCTGTCTGCTTCCCTGGAGAAgatgacaaacaaaacaaaaaaccaagtcCAGGGCCACAGCAGCGTCTACAGGAAAAACTGATCTCTTCCAGCGAATGGGATAATGtaaacaacacacacaccccagaatcCCAGCCCCAAAACTTTCATTCTTGCTTCAAAGTGCTCAAGGTTGCAGTTCAGAAAGGATAAAAATATTGAGCCCTAGAGAGCAAAGCATTTGTCAGATCACTGACTTGTCAAGCCTGGAATCCAACCCCCAGCTGGGGCCAACTGTCGATGGCTTAACGAAAGGTGAAAAGCCCACAATGCATCTGACCACGCTGTGTATTGGGGGGTTCCCgtgaggggtggagggggagcgAGCTCAGCCCCTTGGTGCGGGTCAGGAGAAGAgggtagtgtctacactgcagctgtaaGTTTCCAGCTCGGGACAGCATGCCTGGGCTAGCTTTGACTGagttagtgcactaaaaatgGCAGCGTTGCCACAGCAACGCAAGCTGCCCGGAGAACAATCCCATGTGAAACAACAGCTAAGTAGGAGGATTGTTAGCCTCTCCCGCGGCCCACACCACCCTggcatgctgctatttttattgCACTAACTTGATCGGAGCTAGCAGGTGTATGTCTCTCTGACCAGGGAATTacacttccagctgcagtgcagatgtacaCTAAGAGACGGCAGTCATCCTGGCCGATCAGTACCACCCTGGTTTGATAATACGGGAGTGAAAAATTTACCCTTATGCTGAGAGCTGGGTGCCCCATAAGTCTCATCGGGCTTTTGCACTGGACTCTGTCCAGGGGTGAATGTCATTCTTTGCAAAATAAGGGGAGACTGGTATGGAGACTTACAGCGAGCGCTTGGATCTTCTCAAACATCAGGTTGGTTTTTCTCTTCAGTGAGCTTTCACTTTCTTTGCTCCTGAAAAAGAAATAAGCAAATACCAACAAAGAAAATCATTCAGGTTAAAAGGGACACAGCCACAAGAGTCGGGGGGAGGAAAAGCAGAGCAGCGTTTAAGGCACTCGCCTATGACTCTGGAGACTTAGGTTTgaatctctgctctgccacaggacCTATGTgattgtgggcaagtcacttaacccctccatgcctcagtttccccatctgaacaaGGGAGATAATTGCTCTTCACTGCCTCATATGGGTGTTGATAGGATGaaatacattaaaggttgtgaagtgctcagatacttgGCCCCTGTTACCAAAGTATTTAAGAGACATACACACTTCTGTCCAGATTTTTTAACTTAATGTTGTTGCCGGTAACACTTATGATGAGCACCTCTGGGGCAAGTTAGAGGAAAGTTTGATTCACCGCTCCCCACAGTTTATGAGGCCCATAATATATGAATTGAAGGTAAAGGGGTAAGTCCCTCTTTACAAGAAGCCATGGGAGTGAACATCTGAAAGTGAGTGTTTCATTCAAGTATCCAcaaggcagggaaggggaaggagagaggtcaTCTTTAAACCCTCACTTTCCCATAGAGAATCCTTTTAGTGATTAAGTTCAGCAGATCAGCTGCCTCATTTGCCCTGTACTCCCACCCACGTGGGGACTTCCCAGAGAACAGACACTATCCACCTCCACAGGATTATTTAAAACAGAAGGCGACGCCACTAGGAATTAATTCCCTTTGTCGGCTCCAAGGTTGCCATGTGCACAATTTGCACCTTTCTAGAGTTGCTACCGTTTAGCCAAGAGGCTTACAGTTGTTAGTGTGTGGGCTAAGCTGTAGTTCAAGGGTTCTTAAGCGTACACTCCCGCAAGATGCCCAGGGCACTAGGCTCCTATCCCAGGGCTGGATTTAAAGGAacagagttttgttttatttaaaggaCCAATTTTCCTACacatctggggccagattttctagACTcagattgcaaggccagaagggcccattgtgatcagctagtctgagctcctgtgtaACAGATTTGGTAGCTAGGCTCCTGTTTAGGATAGATTTGCCTAGCGAGAGCTATGGGGCAGAGTTCATTTGAGAAACACCACCCCCTTGAGAGAAATGTGGGGCCCTGATGCATCACGTTTGCTggggccccacctcctcccatttcactttatttatacAGATGTTTGGGGGGGccctgagctcagggccccagtACAATTgttcccccttttttccccccgcCTCTGGTCAGCCCTGATCCCACCCCCAAGATGATGCAGCACGTCTTTGTATTGTTTCAGAAACCTTTTTCACTAAAGTGAGTTTATGCAGCATTGTTGGAGtcgtattggtcccaggatatgagagaaacaagggggcgggagggaatatcttttattggaccaacttctgtgagAGAGCTGTAAGCATGAAAGCGTGtgcctctcaccaacagaagttggtccaataaaagatattccctccctcACCTTGTCACCCATAGTTTATGGCAGTGAAGCACTCAATGCCTCCAGTCCCCCATGCTCCAACGGAGCCAGCTGCACATCAGACGCTGATATCCTGTCTAACACTGGACCCACAAGTGCTCGGCCCAACACTTACCCATCCTTCAGAATACTGTAAATCAGTTCCTTGGTGTACTCGCTGCTCCCAGGTGGAGAGACTTCCTGCTGGTCTTTCAGAAGGTCTGGAGTGGACTTAAGCTGCTAACGAGACAGGACAAGCATCACCAGATGCTCATTGCACAGCAGTAGGACCTGCCAGACGGGATCAGACCAAcgggcccatctagcctggtatcccgTCTGATGGCAGCCAGCACCAGCTGATTCAGAGCAATGCGCAagccaacccccccactccctttaTGGAATAACCTACCCACAAAGTAAGTTTCTTCTTAAGCCCAGGCAATGAGTGCTTGGTTTATACCCTGAAGCAGGAAGATCTGCATCCACCTATGATGTTGTCACTCTGCTCCCTATATTAGGAGAGGACAACAGCAGCAGTTTTGCAAGCAAACGTGGCTGGGATCTGATATAACTAGGTGTAGGTGGCAGCCCTTAAGGGCCTAGTGAATTTCCAAGTCAAATGCACCTCGGGACCTACGCTCCCAGCATTGAACTCTAGTGCATAAAGCACTTGGAAATAGGCCAGCTGGGAACAGCATTCCttaaggaggaggagcagcagcttcCTCACTGGGGTAGGACGAGCCCGAAGATGGAGCATGCCGATTTCAGGTTGAATAACCACACTGCTGCAGTCACCACCAGCGTCTGGCATcgcagggcatgtctacactgcgacTGCAGCGCAAAGCTAGTGGGAACCGCAGCAGCAAAGTCTCAGCAGGACGAGCGGGTACCTGACTCTGTCCCCAGGGTGCCAGGCGAAGTTGGCCTGTGCAGCAGTTACTGCCATCACACCTCCCGACTGCAGTGCAGGCATATCCTGAGATCAGGGACCAATGGCATCACCCAGGCAGTGAACTTGAGGCCCAGAGAGCTAATTAAAGCTCCATCCTGAGCATTGACGGCATGTGGTTTGCTGGGCTGTCAAGAAGTCAAGCACATCGCTACTCCCATTGGCTACTTCTGTGCTTAGAGTGAAATAGGTGCTGAAGCACGGCCAGCGTGCCGAGCAGGACTGAGCGCCAAACGAAGAGTTACCTGCACTTCTGATTGCACTTGACTTTGCTGCTGCTCAACCACAGGCTCCTCCAAGCTTTTATGGGTCCAGTCTCGCATCAGCTGGACCTTGACTGAGTTTTCCTTCAGATCTTCCGGGAGTGCTCGGTTCAGGCTGCCGGTGCGAGAGGCATTGGCCGCACCAGGCGGTTTGGCAGCCAGGCCCTTCGGCCCTTCCGTGAGGCGATCCTGGAGCTGGGCGGAGCTCAGCTCTCTGGAATCAGCCGTGTCATAGTAGGACACCCTGCCTTCGAGACTCTGCGACCgcttcctctcctccagggaGATCCAGCTTCTCCTGGAAGCTCGGCCCCTCTGCTGAACCTTCCCGTCGAACTTCGTGATCAGGGAATCCACCGAGGACAGGGGCTTCGTGTCAATGTCACTTTGGTCAGCTGGCTGCCGAGGACCGGAGGACTCTGGGTCTGGTGATCGCTGCTTGCCTACAAACCTTCGTCCAGAAGCTGCATGGGATTCCCGGCTGGGGCCAGTCCTTTTCCTGCCTGCAATGTCCAGCGTGCTGCTGCTCTTGGTACTGGCTGGAGACTGGGATCGATAGTTGCCCCTGGTCTGCATGCTGAGGGGGCTTGGGCCATAGGCCTCCTCTGAACTGGGGCTTAAGAGAGAGCTGTGAGATTGAGTCCTCCTCAGCTCCTCCCCAAAAGGCCTCTGGGGTGGCAGCTGTTTGGAGCCGCCCTGAGGGGACGAGGAGCCATCCTGGCGGTAGGAATGAGCTGCCTCAGCGCTGACAGGCCTCGTCTCCCTCGGGTAGCGCTGGGAGCTCAGCTCCTCGTCAGAGGTGCTGTACTGGGAATGTCTGGCCATGTACCGACTTTCCGGCAAGTCAGAATCAGAACTGATGGAGCCCGGGCCTTCCCTGAGAGAGTTAGGGGGCAGCTGCTCAGGCCACTGGCTGCGAGCGGGGTTCCCGTATTTACTCTCGCTTTTGATCTGCACCCCGAAGGAGTCCTCTCCTTTCGCCCCACTGTTCAGGACCACAAAGGGCTGCCCATCAATGCCCTGGACCCTCACCGCGACCCCGTAGGAGCCTGGCTTGGAATGCTTGGGCCTGATGTTTTGGGGCTTCTTCATTTCCTTCAGGTCATCTATGAATCGGATCTGAACCCCGTAGTCCATGGGGTTTGGCTTCTCGCCCATAGCTCCATTCACATGCTGCTCCATCCCCGGGGGTTAAAAGCACTCCAGCCTCCTGCAAGGGAAAGAGGAGAACACTCTTATGCCACTGGCACAGCTGGGTTTAAGTAGGGagccaggagcagctgctggcaaGGCTGCGCTTGAGGAAACTGGGcgtatagattccaaggccaaaagggaccattgtgatcatccagtcagCCCTCCTGGATCACAGAGGCCAGATCTTTTAGAGGAatatccaatctggatttaaaaattgcccatgATGAAGagtccaccatgacccttagtaaattattccagtggttactctcactgttaaaaaccacacacacaccttatttcctggctgaatttgtctagcttcagcttccagctattgcCTCATGTtcgacctttctctgctagattgaagagcccactattaaatgtttgttccccatgaaggtacttgtaGGCTGTGATGGGgcacctgccccacactgggctttaaggggttaatagagcccatGGGAGGCTGTGCAGAAGGCAGCCAAACAGAGAAGGGCTGAGGGGAGCAgccaagcaggcccatataaaaaggaagctgcagggcagaggcggGGAGTTCTCTGCTGGGACtccagggaggaaggatggtgtctctggagggctgagacAACTGccagcaccatggacagagcagtgctgctagcagggaccaggggaagtgagagacagctcctggctggctgcggccctgaggcaagggcaaagaggatgctggCGCCACGAGGAAGTAGCCAAACAATTCGCTGCAGTagccactaagggaagtggctgaacagcggACTGCAGGTCCCCCGGAAGGGGGGAGCACAGCGTGTGGCAAAGCTGAGGTCTGTGTTGCTGAAGAGGACGCTGCGGTCCTTGGAGAGATGtgggtcctagagcaggagtgatGGTGGCAAGACATCACCTGAAGAGGtcactgagctaattcccaagacagccagctaattcccaagacagccagcaggaggcaccacagtggtGAGCGAACCCCATTACATAGGCTAATCAAGTCCACCCCTAAACttcctctttgttaagctaaagagCTCAACCACTACAAAGGCATGTGATTAACTTCGTGAAAGCAGAGCATAACCCACCAGAGTAGGCAggcactctctctctcaatgcTATTCAAATGTGGAATGCTTTGTCGATAGAGTTTATTTACACTGGAGATAAGGAGCAGTGTTCAAGAGATTAAAGTTCAGCACTCCTAATATGTGTCTCCTTTTATTACTGAAAAACACGTACAAGCAGAAGGCGCACTGGGCAGGACCCTTTAAAAGCAGGACCAGAAATGCAAGGTGCTCAAAGCAGAGAGCGATCCAATGCCAGATCAGGGCCTAAGCAAAGCTGTGAAGGAAGCAGAGCTTCACAAATCGCTCTTCAACCACACTGACGCCCTTCTAGGATCAGGGcctacgtgacttgcccaaggacgcAGCAAGTCAGCAACAGAGccatgaatagaacccaggagtcccaactcCCATTCCCTCTCTATCCAACAGAGGCCCCTTAAATAAACACACGCTTCTCAAGTGCAAGATTTTGTTGTTTCcaatatcggggggggggggggcgtattTTACTGCAGAACCTTAGACAACACTGAAAATTCCTTTTTACTTGTCACACGAGCAATGCATCTCATGCAAGGATTAGCCATGCTGGAGATTAATAGCTTTCTGAAGTTtgtaagcagcatttttctttcaaaaatctcccccactccccaaaagCAGACAAACACGCAATTGTTAAAATCTTATGAGACACTAAACCAAAAAAGCATACGACAGGCAAGAAGCCTCAGCCTCAAGCCTGAACCGAGCTGCATTTTTAGGGCAGAGCAGTTTCACACACAACGAAAGACTGTTATCCTGACACTGAGTTCATGCCATCTTTCTGGTCACCAGCATTCCAGATGCAACCCATCCTGTTCTCCTTCTATGATCAAAATCCCGATCAGCCACACCACTCAAGTGACTACAGTCTTGGGTTCCTGTTAAAAAACATGCAGCGTCAGCAAATACACCCTGCACATGCTCACTTGggaaagcagaggagaaaagcagGATACGATCTTAGagaaatcgtgtgtgtgtgttgcaaacTCTGAAGACCAGACTACCCACCTC belongs to Natator depressus isolate rNatDep1 chromosome 24, rNatDep2.hap1, whole genome shotgun sequence and includes:
- the CGN gene encoding cingulin isoform X2 gives rise to the protein MEQHVNGAMGEKPNPMDYGVQIRFIDDLKEMKKPQNIRPKHSKPGSYGVAVRVQGIDGQPFVVLNSGAKGEDSFGVQIKSESKYGNPARSQWPEQLPPNSLREGPGSISSDSDLPESRYMARHSQYSTSDEELSSQRYPRETRPVSAEAAHSYRQDGSSSPQGGSKQLPPQRPFGEELRRTQSHSSLLSPSSEEAYGPSPLSMQTRGNYRSQSPASTKSSSTLDIAGRKRTGPSRESHAASGRRFVGKQRSPDPESSGPRQPADQSDIDTKPLSSVDSLITKFDGKVQQRGRASRRSWISLEERKRSQSLEGRVSYYDTADSRELSSAQLQDRLTEGPKGLAAKPPGAANASRTGSLNRALPEDLKENSVKVQLMRDWTHKSLEEPVVEQQQSQVQSEVQLKSTPDLLKDQQEVSPPGSSEYTKELIYSILKDGSKESESSLKRKTNLMFEKIQALAVVPPEDARASISQNSELKRKVEELQEKLDEETKLRQKAEQAREHARSSAARNLESRLAEAQDECRLLKEDLEKTMQELKSRLQELTEVKAAREQAEDKLGDAEEQLMGMHEELDRLRKTSVDSADRDELMKELLETREELEEVLNAKQKQEEHLRLRERELTALKGALKEEVANHDKELDRVTQQYQHDMDQLRRNMEDVSQDQASLEIERQKINSIVRKLQKELEESNEETGHWREMFQKNKEELRSTKQELMQVKQEREEFEEELRELRERFSAMRVEVDQVRNSTVDAGQVEALKKKLRQAQEELRELASEKQAQDELVHQRERELAALKGALQEEVASRDMEVEQLKQQFQKNLQQLRKDYDEAAKVKVAVESEKEATEQMRKAMESALRETQEENDDLRRKILGLEMQVKEYRHFSENWEGSEARLREKIAKLEADRRQMEESLEEAAEQEQELLMAKRSLESRLEEAQRSLSRLSQEHQVLNASHQEEMKQKEQLRRTKNELEEQKRLLDKTTEKLTRELDQMAQESHSSLAMLQSQLEEYKEKSRKEVADSQKQAKDRSAEVEKMQFTMGRLQDEITRLKQALQDSQAERESAVLDKDVLAQRLQNLEQEVESKKRSQGDRSRQVKALEEKSKHLEVELDEERNTVELLTDRINRSRDQIDQLRAELLQERSSRQDLECDKISLERQNKDLKSRLASLEGLQKPSASLSQLESRIQELQDKLQAEEREKNVLVSSNRKLERKVKELTIQIDDERQHVNDQKDQLSLRVKALKRQMDEAEEEIERLESARKKAQRELEEQHELNEQLQNRVKALEKEAWRKATRSAAEASLDDDRLSSDEEFDSAYGPSSIASLLTEGNLQTSSC